One Glycine max cultivar Williams 82 chromosome 6, Glycine_max_v4.0, whole genome shotgun sequence DNA segment encodes these proteins:
- the LOC100795012 gene encoding probable O-methyltransferase 3, translating to MATQSEENATKFLQAYTQIDDHSLRFIHSMSLKCAIDLSIPDIIHKYGQPMPLSQLIASLPIHPSKTCYIHRLMRLFTHSGFFSRHDLVENEQEVITYELTDASRLLLKDHPFSLRPLLLVTLDPSVIKSWCQFSTWLTSEDRTPFQTENGVTYFDYAKRDPKFGHFYNDAMAKDTRFASSVVIENYKEVFEGLKSIVDVGGGIGTMAKAIAKAFPQVKCTVFDLPHVVDGLQGTENIEYVGGDMFEVIPAADCIMLKWVLHCWNDEECMKILKKCKEAIPSDGKVIIMELVMEHNKEDNKLIEMQLCCDMLMMSLFAGKDRTEKEWAHLIASAGFSNYKITHIFDLYHIIVVYP from the exons ATGGCAACCCAAAGTGAAGAAAATGCTACAAAATTCCTTCAAGCTTATACCCAGATTGATGATCATAGTTTGAGATTCATACACTCCATGTCCCTTAAATGTGCAATTGACTTAAGCATACCAGACATCATACACAAGTATGGCCAACCCATGCCACTCTCACAACTCATTGCTTCACTACCAATCCACCCATCCAAGACTTGCTACATCCATCGCTTGATGCGACTCTTTACTCATTCCGGTTTCTTCTCTCGGCACGATTTGGTCGAAAACGAACAAGAAGTGATCACGTATGAGCTAACTGATGCATCTAGACTACTCCTCAAGGACCACCCTTTTAGTTTGAGGCCTTTGTTGCTAGTCACACTTGATCCAAGTGTGATTAAGTCATGGTGTCAATTCTCTACTTGGCTCACAAGTGAAGACCGTACACCGTTTCAAACGGAGAATGGGGTGACATATTTTGATTATGCTAAGCGTGACCCCAAATTCGGTCACTTTTACAATGATGCAATGGCTAAGGACACTCGATTCGCTTCTAGTGTGGTGATTGAAAACTACAAGGAAGTGTTCGAGGGATTGAAGTCAATTGTTGATGTTGGAGGAGGAATAGGGACCATGGCTAAGGCCATTGCTAAGGCATTCCCACAAGTGAAGTGCACTGTGTTTGATCTCCCACATGTTGTTGATGGCTTGCAAGGAACAGAAAACATAGAATATGTTGGAGGAGACATGTTTGAAGTAATTCCTGCAGCTGATTGCATTATGCTGAAG TGGGTATTGCATTGTTGGAATGACGAGGAATGCATGAAAATATTGAAGAAATGCAAGGAGGCAATACCTAGCGACGGAAAGGTTATCATCATGGAATTAGTGATGGAGCATAACAAGGAAGACAATAAATTAATTGAGATGCAGCTGTGCTGTGATATGCTTATGATGTCGCTTTTTGCAGGAAAAGATAGAACTGAGAAAGAATGGGCACATCTGATTGCCTCTGCTGGTTTCAGTAACTACAAGATAACTCATATTTTCGATTTATATCATATCATTGTGGTTTATCCCTAG